In Cryptomeria japonica chromosome 10, Sugi_1.0, whole genome shotgun sequence, a genomic segment contains:
- the LOC131029357 gene encoding heat shock cognate 70 kDa protein, producing MDKEGKDKAIGIDLGTTYSCVGVWQHDRIEIIANDQGNRTTPSMVAFTPNERLVGDAAKFQISTNPRNTVFDTKRLIGRRYNDHSVQSNMQLWPFTIVPGKNDKPMVEVVYKGEKRVFAAEEISSMVLAKMKMTAEQYLKCDVKNAVITVPAYFNDSQKRATKDAGKIAGLNVMRIINEPTAAAITYGFVALDEEKRNILVFDLGGGTFDVSIATVERGKVEVKAVAGDMHLGGEDFDNRMLNYCVQSFNKKYKIDMSTNPKALRRLRSECERAKRSLSSAVETVIDIDCLHEGQDFHTKVRRAKFEELNVDLFENCMQLVKQCMEDSKMSKDQINDIILVGGSSRIPKVQELLSQYFEDKELCKNVNPDEAVAYGAALQAAALNKENINLVLVDVTPLSLGIDVNHGVMKAIVPRNTPIPTLKETCVTTRLDNQTTVIFPIYEGERPLTAQNNLLGQFVLDGIQPARCGVPKIRVCFEVDEEGILTASAQDKRTGINNQLTVTNERERLSKEEMDKMVADADVFRKEDEEMVKKHIAKNTLECYVGNMKSRVTEAKCKGTVETRVAADMSEALNTVEEWLDENDYATVEEFQAKFNDLSLKCRCLK from the coding sequence ATGGACAAAGAGGGCAAAGATAAGGCTATTGGCATTGATCTCGGGACAACTTACAGCTGTGTAGGAGTGTGGCAGCATGACAGAATTGAAATTATTGCTAATGACCAAGGAAACAGAACCACTCCCTCCATGGTTGCTTTCACCCCCAATGAGAGACTCGTTGGAGATGCTGCCAAGTTCCAGATTTCAACTAATCCGAGGAACACCGTGTTTGATACCAAGAGGTTAATTGGAAGGAGATACAACGATCATTCTGTGCAGTCTAATATGCAATTGTGGCCTTTCACAATCGTTCCTGGGAAGAACGACAAGCCTATGGTTGAAGTAGTTTATAAAGGTGAAAAGAGAGTATTTGCAGCTGAAGAAATCTCGTCTATGGTGTTGGCGAAAATGAAGATGACGGCCGAACAATACCTCAAGTGTGATGTAAAGAATGCTGTGATTACTGTGCCTGCTTATTTCAATGATTCGCAGAAGCGAGCAACTAAAGATGCCGGTAAGATTGCAGGGCTTAATGTCATGCGGATTATCAATGAACCCACAGCTGCAGCAATAACTTATGGCTTTGTTGCATTGGACGAGGAAAAAAGAAACATTCTAGTTTTTGACCTTGGAGGAGGAACCTTTGACGTATCTATTGCTACAGTTGAAAGAGGTAAGGTTGAGGTTAAAGCTGTTGCAGGGGACATGCATTTGGGAGGTGAGGATTTTGACAATAGGATGCTCAATTATTGTGTTCAGTCGTTCAACAAAAAGTATAAAATAGATATGAGTACTAATCCCAAAGCTCTTCGAAGACTACGATCAGAGTGCGAGAGGGCAAAAAGAAGTTTGTCTTCGGCAGTAGAGACTGTAATTGACATAGATTGTCTCCATGAAGGACAAGATTTTCACACAAAGGTCAGGAGAGCCAAGTTCGAGGAGCTCAATGTAGACTTATTTGAAAATTGCATGCAATTGGTGAAGCAATGCATGGAAGACTCCAAGATGAGCAAAGACCAAATCAATGACATTATATTAGTAGGAGGTTCCTCACGCATACCCAAGGTGCAGGAATTGCTAAGTCAGTATTTTGAAGACAAGGAGCTCTGCAAAAATGTAAATCCAGACGAAGCAGTGGCCTATGGTGCAGCTTTGCAGGCAGCTGCACTAAACAAGGAAAACATCAACTTAGTCTTGGTGGACGTGACTCCTTTGAGTCTTGGAATTGACGTTAACCATGGTGTTATGAAAGCAATCGTTCCTCGCAACACCCCAATTCCCACTCTGAAAGAGACGTGTGTCACCACAAGACTTGACAACCAGACAACTGTAATCTTTCCAATTTATGAAGGCGAGAGACCTTTGACTGCACAAAACAACTTGTTGGGTCAATTTGTCCTGGATGGAATTCAACCTGCCCGGTGTGGAGTGCCGAAGATAAGAGTTTGTTTTGAAGTGGACGAGGAGGGAATCCTGACAGCCTCTGCACAGGACAAGAGAACAGGGATAAACAATCAGCTAACTGTTACAAATGAACGTGAGAGGCTAAGCAAGGAGGAGATGGATAAAATGGTGGCTGATGCAGATGTATTTCGAAAAGAGGATGAAGAAATGGTAAAGAAACATATTGCTAAAAACACTCTGGAGTGTTATGTTGGTAACATGAAAAGTAGGGTAACAGAGGCCAAGTGCAAGGGGACAGTGGAGACAAGAGTTGCCGCAGATATGAGTGAGGCACTGAATACTGTTGAGGAATGGTTGGATGAGAACGATTATGCTACAGTTGAGGAATTTCAAGCCAAATTCAACGATTTATCCTTGAAATGTCGGTGCTTAAAATAA